The following coding sequences lie in one Mucilaginibacter sp. KACC 22773 genomic window:
- a CDS encoding type IV pilin protein, with amino-acid sequence MEILVVLIIIGILVLLALPNLLPVITRAKTTEAKLQLEHVSMLEKTYFYEHSKYTNDLNELGFIQEKLSTEGKDARANYKIEITNASNTGFTARATSVVDFNQDGNFNVWEMNQDKVLKEVTPD; translated from the coding sequence ATGGAAATACTGGTTGTACTGATCATCATCGGTATATTAGTATTGTTGGCCCTGCCCAACCTGTTGCCCGTGATTACCCGTGCAAAAACCACCGAAGCTAAGCTGCAACTTGAACACGTATCGATGCTCGAGAAGACTTATTTCTACGAACATTCCAAATATACCAATGACCTGAACGAACTGGGCTTTATCCAGGAAAAGCTAAGTACCGAAGGCAAGGATGCCAGGGCGAACTATAAGATAGAGATTACCAATGCTTCCAATACCGGTTTTACTGCCCGTGCAACTTCGGTTGTTGATTTTAACCAGGACGGTAATTTTAACGTTTGGGAAATGAACCAGGACAAAGTGTTAAAAGAAGTAACCCCGGATTAA
- a CDS encoding M16 family metallopeptidase: protein MTQNLIKTLTLSVIGVFSFCLAIAQPRLPEGYFWKKLPNGLEVVVIENSKVPLATIEIAVKNGAYTEGPEFSGLSHMFEHMFFKANKDYPDQASFLKRTQELGAIWNGTTDVERVNYFFTFDRDSLSAGLKFMNAAIRFPIYREEDMKKERPVVDGEFQRAESDPGFQLWYGIQQKLWGDLITRKNPIGIHEVINTATPEKMMVIKNKYYFPNNSLLTICGDVKHDAAFAMAEKIFGDWESSGFNPHEKYPIPAFKPLTQKEYFIKETTIAQTPSMQISWQGPSYLTDSASTVAADLFGTIVGLNSSKLQQALVDKGLASSVYVSYTTSKYVGPIDMGIEPNPTKLKECYDEVINQISLWAKDDYYTDEQLKDAKAILLRNSIHRKEKPSTLASQLSYQWCSTSLNFATDLDSNYQKVTRADIKKFVDTYIIGKPYAAGLIISPDLSKQLNAASFFVAK from the coding sequence ATGACCCAAAATCTTATTAAAACCTTAACACTGAGTGTTATCGGGGTTTTTAGCTTTTGCCTTGCAATTGCCCAGCCCCGGCTGCCGGAAGGCTACTTCTGGAAAAAGCTTCCAAACGGACTGGAAGTTGTTGTTATTGAAAATAGCAAAGTGCCTTTGGCTACCATTGAAATTGCCGTAAAAAACGGTGCTTATACCGAAGGTCCCGAATTCAGCGGCCTGTCGCACATGTTCGAGCATATGTTTTTTAAAGCCAACAAAGATTATCCAGACCAGGCATCATTTCTGAAACGTACGCAAGAACTTGGCGCCATATGGAATGGCACTACCGATGTAGAGCGCGTAAACTATTTTTTTACTTTTGACAGGGATAGCCTTAGCGCAGGTTTAAAATTCATGAACGCAGCCATCCGCTTTCCTATTTACCGCGAGGAGGATATGAAAAAGGAACGTCCTGTTGTGGACGGCGAGTTTCAGCGTGCCGAAAGCGATCCGGGTTTCCAGTTATGGTACGGTATCCAGCAAAAGTTATGGGGCGACCTCATCACCCGTAAAAATCCAATCGGTATTCACGAAGTGATTAACACCGCTACGCCCGAGAAAATGATGGTCATCAAAAACAAATATTATTTCCCTAACAACAGCTTGCTTACTATTTGCGGCGACGTAAAACATGATGCAGCTTTTGCCATGGCCGAAAAAATATTTGGCGATTGGGAAAGCAGTGGTTTCAACCCGCACGAAAAATATCCTATCCCGGCATTTAAGCCATTAACCCAAAAAGAATATTTTATTAAAGAAACCACCATAGCGCAAACACCATCAATGCAAATTTCATGGCAGGGGCCGTCATACCTTACCGATTCGGCATCTACCGTGGCTGCGGATTTGTTTGGCACTATTGTGGGTTTAAACTCGTCGAAACTACAGCAGGCTTTGGTTGATAAAGGGCTGGCAAGCAGCGTATATGTAAGCTACACAACCAGCAAATACGTTGGACCTATTGATATGGGTATTGAGCCGAACCCAACCAAACTTAAAGAATGCTATGACGAGGTAATAAACCAGATAAGCCTATGGGCAAAGGATGATTACTACACCGACGAGCAACTGAAAGACGCAAAAGCTATATTATTGCGTAACAGCATTCACCGTAAAGAAAAGCCATCAACCCTGGCCAGCCAGTTGAGTTACCAATGGTGTAGCACATCGCTCAATTTTGCTACCGACCTTGATAGTAATTACCAGAAAGTAACCCGTGCCGATATCAAAAAATTTGTGGATACCTATATCATCGGTAAACCATATGCGGCAGGCTTAATTATATCGCCCGATTTGAGTAAACAACTGAATGCAGCTTCATTTTTTGTAGCTAAGTAA
- a CDS encoding winged helix-turn-helix transcriptional regulator, which yields METVKKRSDCPISCSLDIFGDRWSLLIIRDMMFHNKSTYGDFLKSAEGIATNILASRLQSLEDNKLIEKLEHPDSKAKVLYKLTQKAIDLLPLIVEVHLWAEKYLDIPADLKVMIKEAKKDRNEFIKVTTRQLKKQIAP from the coding sequence ATGGAAACAGTAAAAAAAAGGTCGGACTGCCCTATCAGTTGTTCACTTGACATTTTTGGCGACAGGTGGTCGCTATTGATTATTAGAGATATGATGTTCCATAATAAATCAACTTATGGCGACTTTTTAAAATCAGCAGAAGGTATAGCGACAAACATTTTAGCATCAAGACTTCAAAGTTTAGAAGATAACAAACTCATCGAAAAGTTGGAACACCCGGACAGTAAGGCAAAAGTGTTATATAAACTTACTCAAAAGGCAATAGACTTATTACCACTAATTGTAGAAGTTCATTTGTGGGCAGAAAAGTATTTGGACATTCCAGCCGACCTAAAAGTAATGATAAAGGAAGCAAAGAAAGACAGGAACGAATTTATTAAGGTAACGACACGACAATTAAAGAAACAAATTGCACCCTGA
- a CDS encoding AI-2E family transporter — protein MPAKEYPFYLKSTVIMFGLILLVYIFYQLADVFVPVAYSLFIAILLNPVCNWLEKKKVPKAIAISITLLLASIAIAGLFYFLSTQIIQFGDSLPVLKQKFATISASAQSWVATTFGYPVQKQNLLIKEAMNNSQSLLGSTLGSVLGIFGLVFIIPVYVFLVLYYKTLLLNFFYEVFSEENSKRVADVLQETKAAVQSYIIGLLIEMIIVAALNSLALILLGVKYGILIGVIGAILNLVPYLGGIIAIALPVLMATVTKDGYSTQLGVIGAYLVIQFIDNNILVPNIVSSKVQINALMSIIVVFLGNMLWGLSGMFLSIPFLAVLKIIFDRIDGLKPWGKLLGDTVPTRHKGDIWKRRKKVILPVK, from the coding sequence ATGCCTGCCAAAGAATACCCGTTTTATCTTAAGAGCACCGTTATCATGTTCGGGCTCATTTTATTGGTTTACATATTTTACCAGCTGGCCGATGTTTTTGTACCCGTAGCATACTCCTTATTTATCGCCATTTTGTTGAACCCGGTTTGCAATTGGCTGGAAAAGAAAAAGGTGCCTAAAGCAATAGCTATTTCCATTACCTTGTTGTTGGCATCCATAGCCATAGCGGGGTTGTTTTATTTTCTATCTACCCAAATAATCCAGTTTGGCGATTCGCTGCCCGTGCTGAAGCAAAAATTTGCAACTATCTCGGCCTCGGCGCAATCATGGGTGGCAACAACTTTTGGTTACCCCGTACAAAAGCAAAACCTGCTTATTAAAGAGGCAATGAATAACAGCCAATCACTGTTGGGTAGTACCCTGGGTTCGGTATTAGGTATATTTGGGTTGGTATTTATTATACCGGTTTATGTTTTCCTGGTACTTTATTATAAAACTTTACTGCTCAACTTTTTTTACGAAGTATTTTCTGAGGAGAACTCCAAACGCGTAGCCGATGTATTGCAGGAAACCAAAGCCGCTGTACAAAGCTATATCATAGGTTTGTTAATTGAGATGATAATTGTGGCGGCGCTGAATTCGCTGGCGCTTATACTGCTTGGTGTAAAGTATGGCATCCTGATTGGAGTTATCGGCGCTATCCTTAACCTGGTGCCTTATTTAGGCGGTATTATTGCCATAGCCTTGCCTGTATTGATGGCTACAGTTACCAAAGATGGCTACTCGACACAATTGGGCGTAATTGGGGCTTACCTGGTAATCCAGTTCATTGATAACAATATCCTGGTACCAAATATCGTATCATCAAAGGTTCAGATCAACGCGCTCATGTCTATAATCGTAGTATTTTTGGGTAATATGCTATGGGGACTATCTGGCATGTTCTTGTCCATTCCGTTCCTGGCCGTGTTGAAAATTATTTTCGACCGGATAGACGGCCTTAAACCATGGGGCAAACTACTTGGTGACACCGTACCCACCCGCCATAAAGGCGATATATGGAAGAGGAGGAAGAAAGTTATTCTACCTGTGAAGTAA
- a CDS encoding NADP-dependent oxidoreductase, whose product MKAFTVERYGKKEKLHLTDWAQPTINENEVLVQINAAAINLSDTMLKNGDFKLFLPYKTPFVNGQDMAGVVTKAGAKVAQFKVGDEVYARPSDFKIGTFAEYIAVNENDLALKPKNISMEESASIPVVGLTSWQVLVKIAKLKKGQKVFIQAGSGGVGTFAIQLAKHIGAYVATTTSTTNIELVKSLGADLVIDYKKEDFVNILKDYDVVLHSIKDAKVLENSLKILKQGGILVSLTGPPTAEFAKEIGLGWHLQMLTNLLSLSTRRKAKKLNVNFKFLFMKPEGKQLSEITALIEAGKIRPIIDKVFPFEQTNEAMAYVETGRAKGKVVVKVK is encoded by the coding sequence ATGAAAGCATTTACAGTAGAACGCTACGGCAAAAAAGAAAAATTACATTTAACCGATTGGGCACAACCAACAATAAATGAAAACGAGGTATTGGTTCAAATCAATGCAGCAGCCATAAACTTGTCAGATACAATGCTTAAAAATGGCGACTTTAAATTATTTCTGCCCTACAAAACACCGTTTGTAAATGGACAGGATATGGCAGGCGTTGTTACAAAAGCAGGTGCAAAGGTTGCTCAATTTAAAGTTGGCGATGAAGTTTATGCAAGGCCATCTGATTTTAAAATTGGCACTTTTGCAGAATATATTGCTGTAAATGAAAATGATTTGGCTTTAAAACCAAAAAATATTTCCATGGAAGAGTCTGCATCTATTCCTGTGGTTGGGCTTACTTCCTGGCAAGTACTTGTTAAAATTGCAAAACTAAAAAAAGGTCAAAAAGTATTTATACAAGCAGGTTCTGGTGGTGTTGGTACATTTGCTATTCAGCTGGCAAAACATATTGGTGCTTATGTTGCTACAACCACAAGCACAACAAATATTGAATTGGTTAAAAGTTTGGGTGCTGATTTAGTAATTGATTACAAAAAAGAAGATTTTGTCAATATTTTAAAAGATTATGATGTTGTGCTACATAGCATTAAAGATGCAAAAGTGCTTGAAAATTCTTTGAAAATTTTGAAACAAGGTGGTATATTGGTTTCTCTTACAGGTCCACCAACAGCCGAATTTGCCAAAGAAATCGGTTTGGGCTGGCACCTGCAAATGCTCACCAATTTGTTGAGTTTGTCTACAAGACGAAAAGCAAAAAAATTGAATGTCAATTTTAAGTTTTTGTTTATGAAGCCAGAAGGCAAACAGTTAAGCGAAATTACAGCTTTGATTGAAGCAGGAAAAATCCGTCCAATAATTGATAAAGTGTTTCCGTTTGAACAAACAAACGAAGCAATGGCTTATGTTGAAACTGGTCGTGCCAAAGGAAAAGTTGTTGTCAAGGTTAAGTAG
- a CDS encoding M16 family metallopeptidase → MMKKYMLGLLIIAAIGNIKTVQAQKAAYETSVDGVKVIVQPSGNDIVEIQTIIKGGVQNYSAEKMGIESMAMNALTECGTLKHDKNAFKDILDKVSSTIYGYSNKNYSVVRMNCIKSDLDVVWPLYVEAMTQPRFDAKEFARIKQDAITNLKSLDSRPDNAIDKFADKVAFANRDYAKDPMGTVDILTKLTPEETKAYYTSIFTKSRLLIVVVADLDQATIEARVKAMLDGVKKGPAFAFKKASFKVYKNSINVEQRDLATNYVEGITSGPIPGTEDFDAFNVAMRIFANRHFLDVRTNNGLSYAPQAWFSVGQTSTARFSVSTTQPDKYIAVFDKLVDKVKTEGFKPEEVANMKVTYLTGFYYKNETNSAQASSIASNEVLFDNWKRSLTLVDDVKKLTVEQVNNAFKTYINNIVWVYQGDPKKVNQVLYINGTLNKGENGVNH, encoded by the coding sequence ATGATGAAGAAATATATGTTGGGCCTGCTGATTATAGCGGCGATAGGAAATATAAAAACAGTACAGGCACAAAAAGCTGCTTACGAAACTTCGGTTGATGGCGTTAAGGTAATTGTACAGCCAAGCGGTAATGATATTGTAGAGATACAAACCATTATTAAAGGCGGCGTACAAAACTACTCGGCCGAGAAAATGGGTATCGAATCTATGGCGATGAACGCCCTAACCGAATGCGGCACCCTTAAACACGATAAAAACGCGTTTAAGGATATTCTGGATAAAGTTAGCTCAACCATTTACGGTTACAGCAACAAAAATTATTCGGTAGTACGCATGAACTGCATTAAAAGCGATTTGGACGTTGTTTGGCCGCTATATGTTGAGGCCATGACCCAACCGCGTTTTGATGCCAAGGAGTTTGCCCGTATTAAACAGGACGCAATTACCAATTTAAAAAGCCTTGACTCCAGGCCGGATAATGCCATTGATAAGTTTGCCGATAAAGTTGCATTTGCAAATCGCGACTATGCCAAAGATCCGATGGGAACAGTAGACATACTGACCAAATTAACGCCCGAAGAAACCAAAGCTTATTATACGTCCATCTTCACCAAATCGCGCTTACTGATAGTTGTTGTGGCCGATCTTGATCAGGCTACTATCGAGGCCAGAGTAAAAGCGATGTTGGATGGTGTTAAAAAAGGCCCTGCTTTCGCGTTTAAAAAAGCATCATTCAAGGTTTACAAAAACAGCATTAATGTGGAGCAGCGCGATTTGGCCACCAACTATGTTGAAGGTATCACCAGCGGCCCTATCCCTGGCACTGAAGATTTTGACGCATTTAACGTAGCTATGCGGATCTTCGCTAACCGCCATTTTTTAGATGTGCGTACCAATAATGGTTTATCATATGCACCGCAGGCCTGGTTTAGCGTTGGGCAAACATCAACCGCACGTTTTTCGGTATCAACCACGCAGCCAGATAAATATATAGCCGTGTTTGATAAGCTGGTTGATAAAGTAAAAACAGAAGGCTTTAAACCCGAAGAAGTAGCCAACATGAAGGTTACCTACCTAACCGGTTTTTATTATAAAAACGAAACCAATAGCGCCCAGGCATCATCTATCGCATCAAACGAAGTGTTATTTGATAACTGGAAACGCTCATTAACTTTGGTTGATGATGTTAAAAAATTAACTGTTGAGCAGGTTAACAACGCCTTTAAAACCTACATCAACAATATTGTGTGGGTATACCAGGGCGACCCTAAAAAAGTAAACCAGGTTTTATACATCAACGGAACCCTGAACAAAGGCGAAAACGGTGTCAATCACTAA
- a CDS encoding iron chaperone, producing the protein MMTTKPASIDEYIAAFPHDVQQILQQVRATIQKAAPEAKEKISYAMPAFTLHGNLIYFAGYKNHIGLYPTPGGIDEFKEELSNYKGAKGSVQFPLDKPMPLDLITRITKFLVKRNLEKAKK; encoded by the coding sequence ATGATGACAACTAAACCAGCCTCTATCGATGAATATATTGCAGCCTTCCCCCATGATGTTCAGCAAATACTGCAACAGGTACGTGCTACCATCCAGAAAGCGGCTCCCGAAGCCAAAGAAAAAATAAGCTATGCAATGCCTGCCTTTACCCTCCACGGCAACCTTATTTACTTTGCGGGCTATAAAAACCATATTGGACTTTACCCTACACCGGGCGGAATAGATGAATTTAAAGAAGAACTATCCAACTACAAAGGTGCCAAAGGATCGGTTCAATTCCCCCTGGATAAACCAATGCCTTTAGATTTGATAACCAGGATTACCAAATTCCTGGTAAAACGGAACCTGGAAAAAGCAAAAAAGTAA
- a CDS encoding GspE/PulE family protein produces MDTALKITLLTEHIHILSKDMAWHYRVLPKGRVNGQLALYCEENADTGSLAAELEIMLGLDILLEPIAVSEIARLLATYYIKDNTTTGALQANVRHDEDSFLMNLIGEAKNLKSSDIHIERYENKCRVRIRIDGNMVERYLLKEDDYPALINKVKIMGNLDIAEKRLPQDGRINFSHQGHQFDIRASILPTLYGEKVVLRLLNNDATDIDLNSLGFSAFDLDNYLQGAKRPNGILLISGPTGSGKTTTLYATLKLLNKETRNILTIEDPVEYTLEGVNQVQLKEAIGLTFAAALRTFLRQDPDVIMVGEIRDTETANMAIRAALTGHLVLSTIHTNSAWGTVSRLIDMGIPSYMVANTLNTTVAQRLIRLLCPHCKVQKDFDKTLYPRQFKPYREVSAHYTPRGCEKCYYTGYKGRKAVYEVIPVDLDLANEIKSGNMQVQALLEERGIKTLAENAFGLFADGQTSIDEIYPLLFNY; encoded by the coding sequence ATGGATACAGCACTAAAGATCACATTACTAACCGAGCATATCCACATCCTTTCTAAGGATATGGCCTGGCATTACCGTGTGCTGCCCAAAGGGCGGGTTAATGGGCAACTTGCGTTGTATTGTGAAGAAAATGCCGATACCGGTAGCCTTGCCGCCGAATTAGAAATCATGCTGGGGCTGGATATTCTCCTGGAACCCATTGCTGTTTCCGAAATTGCCCGGCTGCTGGCTACCTACTATATTAAGGATAATACCACAACCGGAGCACTGCAGGCCAATGTACGCCATGACGAGGATAGCTTTTTGATGAACCTGATTGGCGAAGCAAAAAACCTGAAAAGCAGTGATATTCATATTGAACGTTATGAGAACAAGTGCCGGGTTAGGATCAGGATTGATGGAAACATGGTGGAGCGTTACCTGCTGAAAGAGGACGATTACCCCGCGCTGATTAATAAAGTAAAGATCATGGGCAACCTGGATATTGCCGAAAAACGGCTGCCCCAGGATGGCAGGATCAATTTCAGTCACCAGGGGCACCAGTTCGACATTCGTGCGTCTATCCTGCCCACTCTCTATGGCGAAAAGGTTGTACTTAGGCTCTTAAATAACGATGCTACAGATATTGATTTGAACAGTCTTGGATTTTCGGCATTTGATTTGGATAATTACCTCCAGGGCGCCAAAAGGCCAAACGGGATCCTGCTGATCAGCGGGCCTACCGGCTCTGGTAAAACTACTACGCTGTATGCTACGTTAAAACTGCTGAACAAGGAGACCCGTAATATCCTCACTATAGAAGACCCGGTAGAGTATACGCTGGAAGGGGTTAACCAGGTGCAGCTTAAAGAGGCTATCGGCCTCACTTTCGCCGCCGCCCTCCGTACTTTCCTGCGACAGGACCCGGATGTGATTATGGTTGGCGAAATCCGGGATACCGAGACCGCTAACATGGCTATAAGGGCCGCCCTCACGGGGCACCTTGTATTGTCAACTATCCACACCAATTCCGCCTGGGGAACGGTTTCCCGGTTGATTGATATGGGCATCCCGTCATATATGGTTGCCAATACACTGAATACCACAGTGGCCCAGCGATTGATTCGATTGCTTTGCCCGCATTGTAAGGTGCAAAAGGATTTTGACAAAACGTTGTATCCACGACAGTTTAAGCCTTACCGCGAAGTTTCGGCCCATTATACACCCCGTGGGTGCGAAAAATGCTATTACACCGGCTATAAAGGAAGAAAAGCCGTTTACGAGGTAATACCCGTAGACCTTGACCTGGCCAATGAAATAAAAAGCGGTAATATGCAGGTACAGGCACTTTTAGAAGAACGGGGCATTAAAACCCTTGCCGAAAATGCTTTTGGCCTGTTTGCCGATGGCCAGACATCTATTGACGAGATATACCCGTTGTTATTTAATTATTAA
- a CDS encoding type II secretion system protein GspD: MLKKITCLIICFYLFTAAITASAQQQDRLQVIKQKLDELATDVPGLNQKVQLLVTGVSIHEYLNAIARSNNLSISSDPGLNFSISDTFTGVSASNILLLLAQKYNLDIAVVGSIINITPYRDPNQFLKPPPKELGVKYNAANSTLSLSLNNDSLAAAAKRITQLSGKNIVVPGSLQGKTVTSYIADAPFETALGKLAYANEIKMVHTADDFYLFQPLDENEEVYVNGDKNTGVRKSFRNTAQPGAAGASGLFVRQVNGQKLISVDAVNSPIIDLVKRASQETGKNYSIYSDIKGSITLHVNDVSYDDLLTLLFKSTEYTFHAEKGIYVIGDRKLEGLRTFRAIHLQNRAIDTVITMIPSEWKRGIEIKEFREQNTLLLSGSGAQIDEVESFIKQMDVLVPVVLIEVTMIDVHKTRSVSTGISAGVSDSVKTGGTVLPGIDYTFGAKGVNDFLNSVGKATSLNLGHVVPNFYVRLQALENNNNIDVRSVPKLTALNGHSATLSIGSKRYYKNTTQNVIPSIQSAQSIFTNVYQEVNADLSIAIKPIVSGDDQVTLGIRINISDFTAIPTDGSPPPQAISKFETSLRVHSEDTIVLGGLERTETDDSGSGIPLLSRIPILKWIFSSRTRSKSKVVTVLFIKSTIIR; encoded by the coding sequence ATGTTAAAAAAAATTACCTGCCTTATCATTTGTTTTTACTTGTTTACCGCAGCCATAACGGCCAGCGCCCAACAGCAGGACAGGCTACAGGTTATTAAACAAAAACTGGATGAGCTTGCAACTGATGTTCCCGGGCTTAACCAAAAAGTGCAATTACTGGTTACCGGCGTATCCATTCACGAATACCTGAATGCTATTGCGCGCTCCAATAATTTAAGTATAAGCTCCGATCCTGGGCTTAATTTTAGTATCTCGGATACCTTCACCGGTGTTTCGGCATCCAATATATTGTTATTGCTTGCCCAAAAGTATAATCTGGATATTGCTGTTGTTGGCTCCATTATCAATATCACACCTTACCGGGACCCCAACCAGTTTTTAAAGCCTCCGCCTAAGGAACTGGGCGTAAAATATAATGCGGCAAACAGCACCCTCTCACTTTCATTAAATAACGACAGTTTGGCTGCAGCGGCAAAAAGAATAACACAGTTATCCGGCAAAAACATTGTGGTGCCTGGTTCATTGCAAGGCAAAACGGTTACCTCTTATATTGCTGATGCCCCCTTCGAGACGGCTTTGGGCAAGCTGGCTTATGCCAATGAAATAAAAATGGTGCATACGGCAGATGATTTTTACCTTTTTCAACCGCTTGACGAAAACGAGGAAGTGTATGTTAACGGCGATAAAAATACCGGCGTGAGGAAATCCTTCCGTAACACCGCCCAACCAGGCGCTGCCGGTGCCAGCGGGCTATTTGTAAGGCAGGTTAACGGCCAAAAGCTGATTTCGGTAGATGCCGTTAACAGTCCTATTATCGATCTGGTTAAACGTGCTTCGCAGGAAACAGGAAAAAACTATTCCATTTACTCTGATATTAAAGGGTCTATAACCCTCCACGTAAATGATGTTAGTTATGACGACCTGCTAACATTGTTATTTAAAAGCACCGAATACACCTTTCATGCCGAAAAAGGCATTTACGTAATTGGCGACCGCAAGCTGGAAGGGTTACGTACCTTCAGGGCTATTCACTTGCAAAACCGTGCAATTGATACCGTTATCACCATGATCCCCTCAGAATGGAAGCGTGGTATCGAGATTAAAGAATTCCGCGAACAAAACACCCTTTTACTTTCCGGATCAGGGGCCCAGATAGATGAGGTAGAAAGCTTTATCAAACAGATGGACGTGCTTGTTCCGGTGGTACTGATAGAAGTTACCATGATAGATGTTCACAAAACCAGGAGTGTTTCAACCGGTATTTCTGCCGGTGTTTCAGACAGTGTAAAAACGGGGGGCACGGTATTACCCGGCATAGATTATACTTTTGGCGCCAAAGGCGTTAACGACTTTTTAAACAGTGTGGGCAAAGCTACTTCGCTCAACCTGGGCCATGTGGTGCCTAATTTTTACGTTAGGTTGCAGGCGCTGGAGAATAACAATAATATAGATGTGCGCTCGGTGCCGAAGTTAACAGCACTTAACGGCCATTCGGCTACGCTGAGCATAGGCAGCAAGCGTTATTATAAAAACACTACGCAAAACGTCATCCCTTCTATCCAAAGCGCGCAATCTATATTCACCAATGTGTACCAGGAAGTAAATGCCGATTTGTCTATCGCTATAAAACCCATTGTTTCCGGCGACGACCAGGTTACGCTTGGCATCAGGATAAACATATCCGATTTCACAGCCATTCCTACCGATGGCTCGCCGCCACCGCAGGCCATCAGCAAATTTGAAACCAGCCTGCGGGTACACAGCGAGGATACCATTGTTTTGGGCGGCCTGGAGCGTACAGAAACCGACGATAGCGGCTCGGGGATACCCCTGCTCTCCAGGATTCCTATTTTAAAATGGATCTTCAGCAGCCGCACCCGAAGCAAGTCGAAGGTGGTTACTGTGCTGTTTATCAAATCCACTATTATCAGGTAA